TCTTTCTACAGCGATGCTTCGATACCCCCCGAGCGGTGGCCCGCTGTTCTTCATCGCTGGCTGCCCCAGGACATTGTCGTGCTGAAGTCGGCGGAGGCCCCCTCAGCATTCCATCCCAGGTATGCCGCAATCGGCAAGACGTATCGATACAGCATCTGGAACAGTCGAGTGAGCCATCTGTTCAGCCGAGCATTTGTTTATCATCACCCGGTGCAGCTGGATGTGTCCCGGATGAATGACGCGCTGTCGCATTTAATCGGCCGTCATGATTTTACTTCCTTCTGCTCAGTCCGAACCGCTTCAACGAAATCGCGAATTCGCACATTGCGGCAAGCGGAAGTGGTGGAAGAGCCGGTGCCATACCCGCCGAGTACGGGACGGCTGCTGCATCTCTATGTATCGGGCAGCGGATTCTTGTACAATATGGTGCGGATTATTGCCGGCACATTGATTCAGGTTGGAGAAGGCAAGCGGAATCCGGAGCAGATGCGAAGTATTCTGGCTGATCGAAACCGGCAAGCGGCTGGTCCTACAGCACGAGCAGAAGGGCTGACCCTTCTGTCCGTCGATTATGGAGAACTTGATCCTTTCAAATGAAGTTTCCCCTTGCTATTGGCATTCGATTGTTGTATTATATTAGTTGGCTTTCATTTAGCTGGCTTCCCACGGCCCCGAGCTAATGAGTCACCTTCCATATAACGATGATGTATGTATTTAATGAAAAAAACCATAGAGCTTGAAACAAGGAGGACCATCCATCCATGCGTACGTATATGGCTAAGACGAATGAATTGGAGCGCCAATGGTACGTCGTTGACGCTGCCGGTCAAACACTGGGCCGTCTGGCTAGTGAAGTGGCTGCCATCATTCGCGGCAAACATAAACCGCAATTTACGCCACATGTAGATACAGGCGATTTTGTAGTCATCATTAACGCAGAACAAATTGTTCTGACTGGCAAGAAGCTGGATCAGAAGAACTACTACCGTCACTCCGGTCATCCGGGCGGATTGAAGGTAACAACCGCACGTACGATGTTGGCGAACAAGCCTGAGCGTATGATCGAGCTTGCTGTACACGGCATGCTTCCGAAGAACAGACTCGGCGAGAAGATGAAGCTGAAGCTGAAAGTATACGCAGGCAGCGAGCATCCGCATCAAGCCCAAAATCCCCAACCTTGGGAACTTCGTGGTTAAGAAAGGGAGGAACAAGTAGTGGCAACAGTACAATACTATGGAACCGGCCGCCGCAAGCACTCCGTAGCCCGAGTTCGCTTGGTGCCGGGTGAAGGCCGTATCGTAATCAACAACCGTGACATCAATGAGTACTTTGGACTCGAGACTTTGAAGCTGATCGTGAAGCAGCCCCTGAATCTGACCGAAACACTTGGCAAATACGATGTAATCGTATTGGCACACGGCGGCGGATACACCGGGCAAGCTGGAGCGATTCGCCACGGCATTTCCCGTGCGCTTCTGAAGGTTGACCCTGAATATCGTCTGTCGTTGAAGCGTGCCGGATTCCTGACACGCGATCCGCGGATGAAAGAACGGAAGAAGTACGGCTTGAAAGCTGCTCGCCGTGCTCCTCAGTTCTCCAAACGTTAAAAAAGAAGCAGACAGCCTTTTCTCTATTCAGAGGGAAGGCTTTTCTCTTGTCACCGAACCGCTTTGGGCAGAATACCTATATCTTATATGAACTGGGGGATTGACATTAGAGCACAACGCTTTATAATGAAAGTTAAATGCTTTAATTCATACCTAAATACTAGGAATTAACGGATTGATGGAGGGACCGTGACATGAATTTATTTGAGAAGGAAGAGTTCGCTAAGCAAGCTGCAGAGCGGTTTGAGAACGAAAGTCCAGAAGCTGTTCTGGCGTTCGCCGCAGAGCAGTACTCCAGCCTGACTTTGGCCTGCAGCTTTGGCGCAGAGGA
The window above is part of the Xylanibacillus composti genome. Proteins encoded here:
- the rplM gene encoding 50S ribosomal protein L13; translation: MRTYMAKTNELERQWYVVDAAGQTLGRLASEVAAIIRGKHKPQFTPHVDTGDFVVIINAEQIVLTGKKLDQKNYYRHSGHPGGLKVTTARTMLANKPERMIELAVHGMLPKNRLGEKMKLKLKVYAGSEHPHQAQNPQPWELRG
- the rpsI gene encoding 30S ribosomal protein S9 — protein: MATVQYYGTGRRKHSVARVRLVPGEGRIVINNRDINEYFGLETLKLIVKQPLNLTETLGKYDVIVLAHGGGYTGQAGAIRHGISRALLKVDPEYRLSLKRAGFLTRDPRMKERKKYGLKAARRAPQFSKR
- the truA gene encoding tRNA pseudouridine(38-40) synthase TruA, which translates into the protein MRQIACLVSYAGTHFEGFQKQPRGRTVQGELESAIEKVTGQPTEVHGSGRTDSGVHAHGQVFSFYSDASIPPERWPAVLHRWLPQDIVVLKSAEAPSAFHPRYAAIGKTYRYSIWNSRVSHLFSRAFVYHHPVQLDVSRMNDALSHLIGRHDFTSFCSVRTASTKSRIRTLRQAEVVEEPVPYPPSTGRLLHLYVSGSGFLYNMVRIIAGTLIQVGEGKRNPEQMRSILADRNRQAAGPTARAEGLTLLSVDYGELDPFK